The Acidobacteriota bacterium genome has a window encoding:
- a CDS encoding class I SAM-dependent methyltransferase codes for MTHEDPKVPWLPPRLKGRVEDFARRLRGGLVPADSQAYGHLRRRRERRSENAEAYRLWSDTYDEENPLTVLDEAAVRILTPELDGLDLLDAACGTGRRLVFRGTHRARRSDRPRLREMLARGRLVPGRPTATSAADVRSLPFPAARFDVAWCRLAAGHLPALAPLYAELARVLRPGACAVVTDFHPEAVRRGTRGSSATHPARPTPSSTSCTSRTTTNRRGAPPGCRSTPAAG; via the coding sequence ATGACCCACGAGGACCCGAAGGTCCCGTGGCTGCCGCCGCGGCTCAAGGGGCGTGTCGAGGACTTCGCTCGCCGGCTGAGGGGCGGCCTCGTGCCCGCGGACTCGCAGGCCTACGGACACCTGAGGAGGCGTCGTGAGCGCCGTTCTGAAAACGCCGAAGCGTACCGCCTCTGGTCCGACACTTACGACGAGGAAAATCCGCTCACCGTCCTCGACGAGGCGGCCGTCCGGATACTCACGCCCGAGCTCGACGGTCTCGACCTCCTCGACGCGGCGTGCGGAACCGGGCGGCGCCTCGTCTTCCGCGGAACGCACCGCGCTCGGCGGTCGGATCGACCTCGTCTACGAGAGATGCTGGCCCGCGGCCGGCTCGTGCCCGGCCGTCCGACCGCCACCTCGGCCGCCGACGTCCGGTCCTTGCCGTTTCCGGCCGCGCGCTTCGACGTCGCCTGGTGCCGGCTCGCCGCCGGCCACCTTCCTGCCCTCGCGCCGCTTTACGCCGAGCTCGCACGCGTCCTCCGGCCCGGCGCGTGCGCGGTCGTCACCGACTTCCACCCGGAGGCGGTGCGGCGCGGCACACGCGGATCTTCCGCGACGCATCCGGCGCGTCCCACGCCGTCGAGCACGTCGTGCACGAGTCGGACGACCACGAATCGGCGGGGCGCGCCGCCGGGCTGTCGTTCG
- a CDS encoding cobalamin-dependent protein (Presence of a B(12) (cobalamin)-binding domain implies dependence on cobalamin itself, in one of its several forms, or in some unusual lineages, dependence on a cobalamin-like analog.) yields MKDRFPNLPIVWGGYFPSLYPAPVLRAPYVDYLVRGQGERTLVELLGVLAGRVDPASVAGLGWKDGGEARLNPERAWEGPDAFPHVPWARVDVPNYLRPSALGEKKRRLPGVHRLPVHVQLLRRHRRVRQPGEVRVALAHRGRPRAPRRDARDGLRPLLRQQFLPPRGARRRALRADCAARAEMVGRGADRRDAAIFRCDVADDPARGPHDGVLRGGIARTSA; encoded by the coding sequence TTGAAGGATCGCTTCCCGAACCTGCCGATCGTCTGGGGCGGCTACTTCCCGAGCCTCTATCCCGCGCCGGTCCTCCGCGCGCCGTATGTGGACTATCTCGTGCGCGGCCAGGGAGAGCGAACGCTCGTCGAGCTACTCGGCGTCCTCGCCGGGCGCGTCGACCCCGCGTCCGTCGCGGGCCTCGGCTGGAAGGACGGCGGGGAGGCGCGGCTCAACCCCGAGCGCGCCTGGGAGGGACCCGACGCGTTCCCGCACGTGCCGTGGGCGCGCGTCGACGTCCCGAACTACCTCCGCCCGTCGGCGCTCGGCGAAAAGAAGCGGCGTCTACCAGGCGTCCATCGGCTGCCCGTACACGTGCAACTTCTGCGGCGTCATCGGCGCGTTCGGCAGCCGGGAGAAGTTCGCGTCGCCCTCGCGCACCGAGGCCGACCTCGCGCACCTCGCCGCGACGCGCGGGATGGACTCCGTCCACTTCTACGACAACAATTTCTTCCTCCGCGAGGAGCACGCCGTCGAGCTCTGCGAGCGGATTGCGCCGCTCGGGCTGAAATGGTGGGCCGAGGCGCGGATCGACGCGATGCTGCGATTTTCCGATGCGACGTGGCCGACGATCCGGCGCGCGGGCCTCACGATGGCGTACTTCGGGGCGGAATCGCTCGGACGAGCGCCTGA
- a CDS encoding class I SAM-dependent methyltransferase has product MSEPARRRWARAYARLRRTEGRGAGGTRELFALPWVTEGPLAAQWRIRARTFDAFLRRVVAPLERERGRALRVLDLGAGNGWLSARLAARGHRCVAADLRVDDVDGLAAAAPFARRLARMFGRVAASFDALPLGPRLFDIVVFDASLHLAEDLHASSPRPRVRRRPAAASRSSPPRSPRAPPRATRCEPRSAARPRRASPKPPKTSLRSRPWRFLTKERLAAPPRPRAYPSAGGAFSTPAH; this is encoded by the coding sequence GTGAGCGAGCCCGCGCGCCGCCGCTGGGCCCGCGCCTACGCCCGGCTGCGCCGGACCGAGGGTCGCGGCGCCGGAGGCACGCGCGAGCTCTTCGCGCTCCCGTGGGTCACGGAGGGCCCGCTGGCCGCGCAGTGGCGGATCCGCGCACGCACCTTCGACGCGTTCCTCCGGCGCGTCGTGGCTCCCCTCGAGCGCGAGCGCGGGCGGGCGCTCCGGGTCCTCGACCTGGGCGCGGGAAACGGCTGGCTCTCGGCGCGGCTCGCGGCGCGCGGCCACCGCTGCGTCGCGGCGGACCTCCGCGTGGACGACGTGGACGGCCTCGCGGCCGCGGCGCCGTTCGCCCGGCGCCTCGCGCGCATGTTCGGACGAGTCGCCGCCTCGTTCGACGCGCTCCCGCTCGGCCCGCGGCTCTTCGACATCGTCGTCTTCGACGCGTCGCTGCACCTCGCCGAGGACCTCCACGCGTCCTCGCCGCGGCCGCGCGTACGGCGGCGCCCGGCGGCTGCGTCGCGGTCATCGCCTCCCCGTTCTCCGCGCGCGCCGCCTCGGGCGACGCGATGCGAGCCGAGAAGCGCCGCGAGACCGCGGCGCGCTTCGCCGAAGCCGCCGAAGACCTCCTTGCGCTCTCGCCCGTGGAGGTTCCTCACGAAGGAGCGGCTGGCGGCGCCGCCGCGCCCGCGGGCCTATCCTTCCGCCGGCGGCGCGTTCTCTACCCCCGCGCACTGA